One Arthrobacter sp. B3I4 genomic window, GGCGAGGAACTGATCATCCAGGTCATACCGCAGGCCGCAGACGAATTCACCTGCTACTCCTGCTTCCTCGTCCGCCACCGCTCCCAGCTCGCGCGGGAGAAAAACGGCCATGCCTACTGCACCGAATGTGAAAGCTAACAACAGACCCTGACCTGCGCTTAAGCAGGAAGGTGCTACCCGGCCGCCGACAAATACCGGTCTGACGACCCGCATCAACCGCGGTGTCCTGCGCGGTCACCATTGAGCGGGACGCCTGACCTTGCTATAGCACGTGAAGTTGTCGTCTGTCCGCGGAGCATGCCGCCCGCATCTCAGGGAAGTCGGAACCAAAGCTGCCACGAAACCGCCAACAGGGAATTACTGCCACCCTCCGACACTCCGGCAAAATGCACTGGAGGCATACTGTGAACATGAAATTCACAACAACCATCCTGGGCAGCGGCAACAAGGCCGGCATCGAAGTCCCAGAAGATGTCGTCACCGCTCTGGGTGCAGGCCGGAGGCCGCCGGTCGTCGTCACCGTAAACGGAACAAGCTACCGCAGCAGCATCGCGGTGATGGGCGGCCGCAACATGATCGGCGTCAGCGCAGCCAACCGGGAGCTGACCGGCGCATCCGCCGGGGACACAGTTGAGGTCGATCTCGAGCTGGACAGCGAGCCGCGCGTCGTTGCCGTCCCCGATGACCTTGCCGCCGCCTTGGAGTTGGAGCCCAAAGCGAAAGCGTTCTTCGCGACGCTGAATTACAGCAGCCAGCGGCGCTACGTTGAACCGCTCGCAGCCGCAAAGACCGCAGAGACCCGCTCCCGTCGGGTCGCCAAGGTGGTGACCGAGCTTTTGGCAGGACGCAGGTAGCCCTCCATCGCCGGGGTCCGCGTACCGCTCTCCCGCGGAATAAAACCAAGGGCTTGGCGAGACGCCGGCGAGTCAACTGAACAGCCGCTCGACGCCGTTTCCCAGACTCGCAGCTAGTAGCTGGCCACGGCTACACGGGGTCGCGGCATAACCAGCGCCCACCGCCAGATTCAAAGCCGCTGTTTCGGCATCCGTTCGTCACGGCAGACCGGAGCAGCGGGCCACGACAACCGCCGCACCGGGTAGGCACAACGACCTGCTTAGACTGGCGCAATGACAACGCCCACGAGGACCGGGTTCAGCCGCGCGCTGGTGTGGATGGCCGGCGCCGCTGGGATGCTGCATGCTGCCGCCAGCCTCTACTGGGCACTCGGCGGCCAGTGGCTGCTGGCGACAGTGGGACAGTGGGCGTTGGACCTCTCCGTCGAGGCACCTCTGGCCGCGGGCCTGGCCCTCGGTTTCGTCGCACTGGTCAAGGTCCTGGCCGCGGCCATCCCCATCGGCGTCGCTTACGGCCGGATTCCCGGGGCGAGGTTCTGGCGCGCAGTCAGCTGGACCGGTGGGCTGCTGCTGATCGCATACGGCGGAACCAATACGATCGTGAGCGGCGCGGTACTCGCCGGGCTGATCCAACCGGAGGGCGGTTACGATCCCGCGAGCATAACGGGGCACGCGTTGCTCTGGGATCCGCTGTTCTTCGCCTGGGGCGCCGCTCTCATCCTCGCACTGTGGTTCTCACGCCCGGTACGGGCCCGTGCCTGAAAATCCGCGCCATCAAAACACCTTACCGGAGGGGCTACGCTCCCGGACAAGGCGCTGAACCAACCAGAGCACCCAAACGGGCTTCACTGGCCAATGCGGAGGTCCTAGTCCGCCAAGGCCGGCAGCGCGCGCCGGGCAACGGCCCGGGCAGGTGACCGGTTCCGGCAGAGCGCTCGCGGCATCCTCAGCCGCATCATCACCAACGGCCGGCTCGTGGGGCTGGGGGCGGCGGGCCAGTCCGGCGGCGGCCGGTCCGGTACGTCGGCTGCCGCGGGGGCGGCGGACCCGGTAACGGCGGCCGGCCTTGCTACATTGAAGCGGTGAAGTTCCTGGCCCGGCTGGCAGACGCCGCCGTACTTTGCGTTGCCGTTCTTGCCCTAAGCGGCTGCGCCCCCATCGCCCAGTCCCCAGCGGATACAGCACCGGCCTGCATTCCTGCCGGCAGGGCGGACCTCGTACCCGCATCGGGAATCCTGTCCGGCGTAAACCTTGACTGGGAGCACGAGCGGCTCGATCAGTTCAGCGAGAACCTGGGCCACCGCCCGGCTGTTGCGGTCAGTTTTGTCCCCTTCCCTCTGACGGCGACCGATCACGCCAACCTCGACGGCGCAGTCGCCCAGGTTCGCCACAACGGCGGCATCCTTCTCCTGACCCTGGAACCGCACCAAGGCCTGAAGGCCGTAACCGCGGACACAGCTGACGAGTTCGCGGCGACACTGGCCAAATACAACAATGCCGGAATCCCCGTCATCGTGCGCTTCGCGCACGAAATGAACGGATCCTGGTACGAGTGGGGCCAGCAACCCGCCGCGTACAAGACGGCCTTCCATACCATTGCCAACGCGATCCACCACAAAGCACCCGGAAGCGCCACCATGTGGGCACCCAATTACGGAGGAGGCTACCCCTTCACCGGAGGCCACTTCGCAGCAGCCCCCGGAAGCGGGGACTTCACCGCCCTCGACACGAACCAGGACGGCGCGCTCACCATGGCCGACGACTCCTACGCCCCTTACTACCCCGGCGATGACGCCGTGGACTGGGTAGGCATGTCCCTCTACCACTGGGGAAACACCTACCCCTGGGGAGCAAACGTCCGCCCCGAAGACGGCAAATTCCTCCAACAACTCACCGGCACCTACAACGGCGCCGGCGGCAACGACCTCGACGTGCCCGACTTCTACACCGAGTACGGCGCCGGACGCGGCAAACCCGTCGCGATCCCCGAAACGGCCGCCCTCTACGCCACCAGCGCCGCGGAGACAGGCGCCAACGAACTAGACCTCAAGTCCGCATGGTGGAAGCAACTGTTCGACCCGGCAATCCCGCAGCGCTACCCCCAACTGAAAATGATCAACTGGTTCGAATGGAACAAGACGGAAACCGAAGTCAAAGGAACCGTCGACTGGCGCGCAGCCGGCTCCCCCGAGACCCGCCAGGCCTACGTCAACGCCCTCCCCTCCTGGTTCACCTTCGCCGGGCCAACCCTCAACTGCAACCCCGCCCCATAACACCGGCCGCTGGACTTGCTTCAAGCAGCAACGAGGGTCCAGTGGAACCGGCCCAGCCAACCGCATCGTCCGAAGGGAAGACAGACGTCACGCTCGTACCGTAAGTAGCCCCCATAGAGGTTGATTCCCTGCGGCCAGCGGGACCAGGCCAGCCACCGGCTCTACTTCCCGCTGGAAAGTCAGCGAGGCCGACCTGCCGAGCCCACGAATCGGCTCTGTTTTCGACCATCACTCACGTTTCGAGCAATTCTTGCCCAGCGCTGCCCAAGCCTGGAACCCGCCAATCAGGTCGGTCGCCTGGGTCAGCCCGAGCCGCTGCAGGGTGCGTGCAGCGAGGCTGGAGCTATAGCCCTCGTTGCAGACGATCACGATCCGCCGGCCAAAATCGTCAGCGATCGGAAGCCGGTGGGGGCTCGAAGGGTCGAGCCGCCACTCGAGAACGTTTCGATCAATGACGACGGCTCCCGGAAGGTCTCCGTCGCGATCGCGCTGACCGATCGGACGAGTGTCAACAACGAGGGCCCCCGCTGCTCTCTCCCGCTCAAGATCCGAAGCATGTACACGCTTTAGCCCGATTCGGCTTTCACGTAATAACTGGTCGATTGTTAGAGGCCCCCGCGCGTCGTCCGGATTCACACCGGGCTGGCGCCCCACGGAGCGATCGTCGGATGTTGAACTTTCCTTCACCGTGTTCCTCTTCGTTGCTGCTGCTCGGTCGTTCCACCATGACGCAATCCGATCCAAGATTGGGAGTCAGTTCCAAGGCTATGGACGGCGTCAAATCGGGGACGCGCTCACATCAAACCTCCAGATTGGGCTCCACCTCTGCCACCGGGAGTCTCGAATCAACTGCAAAGTCGCCGTAGACTCCGTCCCATACAGCCCTCAACCGATCACGCGGAGGTACGGCCGATGACACAAGTTCTGCGGTTCGACCACGTTGGCGTCACCGTTCAGGACCTCGATACGGTGACGGCGTTCTTCATCGGCCTTGGACTCGAGATCGAAGGCGGACCTTTGTCGAGGGCGAGTTTATCGACACGGTCATTGCTATCCCGGACTCCCGCACCGAGATCGTCATGCTGCGCGCGCCCGGCGGAGGGGCAAGCGTGGAGCTTTCCAGCTTCGTCCGGCCCGCCTCCACTCCCGGATCGCCGGCAGCGATGGCAAATGAATTAGGCCTGCGCAGCTTGGCCTTCGAAGTCAGCGATCTGCAGGCCCACGTCGACCGGTTGGCCGCGGAAGGGTACGGGTTGGTCGGCGGCGTCGGCCGGTATGAGGATGTCTGGCAGATGGCTTACGTGCGGGGTCCCGAAGGGATCATCGTGGCGTTGGCTGAGCGGATCAGCTGAACCCCCTGCCAGCACGGCCGCCGCGGGCGTCACCCCTGGCTGTGGGCCCGGTACCCTAAAGCGGCACTGGCCGCCCGGCCGGCTGCGGCAACCATCGGCCCGAGTCGCGGGACGTCGTCGGCGCTGACGCGCTGGACCGGGAATCCCAGGCCCAACGCAGCTGCCAGCTCGCCGTCGTACCGGAAGACGGGCGCGCTGATCGATCCGACGTCGCTGTGCCGCTCACCGAAGGCCGCGAAGTACCCCTGCTGGCGGGCCTGCGCGGCCTGCTCGTCCAGCTGCGCCCAGCTGACCGGCGTCGACGGCGTGAACCGGGTGAGGTCGGTCCCGAGCAGGGCGCTGCGGGCGCCGGGATCGAAACCCAGGAAGATCTTCCCCGGAGCGCCGGCGTGGATCGGCATGACTTGGCCCACCGTGAAGGGCCGCATAACGACGTGCCGGGTCTCCGCCACGGCCACCACCGTGCGGTGCAGCCCATCGCGCAGATATAGACAGGCCGTCTCCCCCGTCGCGTCCCGGAGCTCTTGGAGGATGGGCCGGACCAGCCGAACAATGTCCAGGCCCAGAGTGCCGGGGGCCGCCCACTGCACCAGCCTCAACCCGATCCGGTAGCGGTCCCCGTCGCGGTCCAGGAATCCTTCGTGCACCATGTTCTGGACCAGCCGCTGGCACGTGCTCGCGGGCAACCCCGTGGCGCGGGCGATCTGCTGAAGCGTTGGTTCCGGGGAATCGACGGAGAAGCAGTTCAGGATGTCGCTGACCTTGCCCAGCACGAGGACCGGGGTGGATTTCAGGCGCTTCTCGTTGGCAGCTGCACTTCCGCCACTCATCTGCCACCCTCTTCCTTCCCGGGGGCCCGGCTCAGCCAGTGAGACATCTCGGAACTGACCGTTGACACATCCAGCTTAGGCTCGCACTATGGGTTGCAAAACCACCATATGGGTTTTGCTGATGCGAAATTACAGCCGCCGCACAGTGCACCGAACGGTGAGCCGGAAGCGGTAACCACATGAGCCAATGCCCCGGACACTCGGCCGCGACTCTCCCTCTGGAGCGCCGGATGGCTTCTCTACCGAGGACACTTCGCCCACACCCTTAGAAATGGAGTGATGTGATGAAAGTTCAGGAAGTCACCCGGGCACAGGCAGTGCGGCGTGCCACGATGGCAAGCGTCGTCGGGACCACTATCGAGTGGTACGACTTTTTCCTCTACGGCACGGCGGCGGCGCTGGTGTTCCCGCAGCTGTTCTTTCCCGGCCAGAACGCCTTCGCCGGGGTCCTGGCGGCGTTCGCCACCCAGTTCGTCGGCTTCGTCGCCCGCCCCGTCGGGGCAGCCATTTTCGGGCATTACGGGGACCG contains:
- a CDS encoding YdeI/OmpD-associated family protein; amino-acid sequence: MKFTTTILGSGNKAGIEVPEDVVTALGAGRRPPVVVTVNGTSYRSSIAVMGGRNMIGVSAANRELTGASAGDTVEVDLELDSEPRVVAVPDDLAAALELEPKAKAFFATLNYSSQRRYVEPLAAAKTAETRSRRVAKVVTELLAGRR
- a CDS encoding DUF3995 domain-containing protein; the protein is MTTPTRTGFSRALVWMAGAAGMLHAAASLYWALGGQWLLATVGQWALDLSVEAPLAAGLALGFVALVKVLAAAIPIGVAYGRIPGARFWRAVSWTGGLLLIAYGGTNTIVSGAVLAGLIQPEGGYDPASITGHALLWDPLFFAWGAALILALWFSRPVRARA
- a CDS encoding rhodanese-like domain-containing protein, with protein sequence MKESSTSDDRSVGRQPGVNPDDARGPLTIDQLLRESRIGLKRVHASDLERERAAGALVVDTRPIGQRDRDGDLPGAVVIDRNVLEWRLDPSSPHRLPIADDFGRRIVIVCNEGYSSSLAARTLQRLGLTQATDLIGGFQAWAALGKNCSKRE
- a CDS encoding IclR family transcriptional regulator, encoding MSGGSAAANEKRLKSTPVLVLGKVSDILNCFSVDSPEPTLQQIARATGLPASTCQRLVQNMVHEGFLDRDGDRYRIGLRLVQWAAPGTLGLDIVRLVRPILQELRDATGETACLYLRDGLHRTVVAVAETRHVVMRPFTVGQVMPIHAGAPGKIFLGFDPGARSALLGTDLTRFTPSTPVSWAQLDEQAAQARQQGYFAAFGERHSDVGSISAPVFRYDGELAAALGLGFPVQRVSADDVPRLGPMVAAAGRAASAALGYRAHSQG